From Bos indicus isolate NIAB-ARS_2022 breed Sahiwal x Tharparkar chromosome X, NIAB-ARS_B.indTharparkar_mat_pri_1.0, whole genome shotgun sequence:
aaatattggggaaaaaaaacacaaaaaaacgaAACAAATATTATGTAGAAGTTACTCatgtgaaacagaaagagaaatgtgatCGAAAGAAATGTGATCTAACCCCCACTACCATGCACACTTTAGAAGCTTCACTACTCTTCAAGAAAAGTTCTCTTCTAATGTCATGTTATCTTGTTTGCATTGTGAACaatatattcagtattttcagtgtgttttacaaatacccaaacttttaaaacattaaaacagctGGAAACTATGATTTATATGATTCATACATTTGAATTCTGAAGCACAATAAACCTTATCAAAAGTaagaacatttgaaaatactaaaCACCTCCTTCACCTctttacatttctaatttaaatcATCATTCATTAGGTATTTCTCATGTGAATacaagaaaacatatatattttgttaaaacaaaCTAGACCTAAACTCGCTTACCATTTAAACTGTAAGATATGGGCTTTGTTCCCTCCACCCCTAAGACTCTGCACTACTTAGGAGGTTGACTGCTCTCTTCCAACACAAAGGGAACAAAgtgccctgcccccctccctaAATGTGGGAGGAGCTGTAGGACTTGGCCCTGGAAGGGGCACTGGCCTCAGCCATGGTGGGAGCCCTGGCCGCACGTCTCCGCCCTGCTCTCTCCGCCTGATCTCTCAGCGCCTCGTCATAAAGGTCTGGGAAGGAACTAGGGACCCTACCGTGGAACTTGGCTAGAACCTCCAGTACCTTCATCTTACTGATCTCAGCACAAGCTCTTGGGCCCCACAGGAACTCATAGCGTGGAAGATCACTATTGGGTACCTGGCGGTAGTTCAGGTACTCCTTCTGCACTAGATCTTTGGTGATGAGCCTTCTGGGCTCCCCAAAGATGCAGTGCCTCCTCCCAGCATAGATCCCCAACATACTGAGGAATTCCCAGATCTCCTCCTCAGTGGCGAGGTTACCATTCATGAAGATGACCCCCAGGAGCACCATGAGGAGACGCGACTTGGGCAGCGCCCCCTCATCACGCTGACAATCGTTTCCCCCGAGGTTGAGCTTCCTGATGAGGGTGTAGATGTTCCCTCTACGGTCGACTTCCTTCATCTCCAGGCCAAAGACCAGCTCCATGCGCTCACGGGCTGTACTGAGGACCTCAGGGAAGTGCTGCCTGTACTTCCTGCTGACGATTTTCATCAGGGCATTCTGCGTGATGGGCTCCTGCTTGGTGTACTTCTCCAGCAGGAACTCCACGAGTATCCTGGCCTTCCTGGCCAGAGGATCTTTGCGAGTGCTCTGAGTGGAAGGGGCTGCCTGGGAGGCACCTGCACTTGCCTCCTCagggccctgggcaccttcatCAGATCCTGCACATGAAGGCCCTGCATCAGGAGAGCTAGGGGCCATGGCTCCCTGAAGCTCCTGGCCATCGCCAGCAGCAGGGGAGCTCGCGGGAGAACCCTGAGGGGCAGAAGAGTGGGAGGAGGGGCACTCCTCCTTTGGGGCTGCAGCAGCACTGGCCTGGGCCTCCTGAGTGTCCCCCTGAACCTCGTGGCGTTTCCTGCGGGCATGGGACTTGCTCTTGTGCCTCCGAGGCATGGTGACAGCAGGTCAGGGACCGCAGGTGGGAGTGCGGGCAGGAAGGCACCTGGAGGAGGGACAAGGACATGCTGTGAGAACCTTCAGCGAGGAGAGTCCTCCCTGGCTTGAATGGAAGCTGCCTCTGAGGGGTCCTCGAGGCCAGTGCTCTAGGACCCACAGGGCTCCTGTTCTCCTGGTCAGCCTGTCCCCTGAGACCACTGAGTAAGTAGCAAGGGAGAGTGAGCCCTGGGGTGCAGCAGACAGTCCTGCCTGGGCGTTAAAAGGGGGACCAGTGGGggctggcaggggaggcaggtcCTCTCAGCTGACATTCAGAGTCAGGATGAAAATTGGTGCGAGACACCCCCATATCAAACGCCACCTTTCCCGCACCCAGCCCATTCCCTCTCCTGTCTGAAACTGACGGTGCCACCTTCCCTGTCACCCCAGACGAGGAGAGGAGGGCATGCTCAGCCCCCCACTGAAGGGTCCCAGGACCTTCCCTTCTGCTGTCTCGTGGCTGCCCCTTCACAACCAGGCTCCAAGCTCCCCTCTCAGACCGCCGCCCCCCTTCCCGATATTTGGCCGGGGGGAAGCGCTGAGCACAGGGGAGGGTCCTGAGTCGCCCATTTGTCGGGGAGGATGGCCCTCATCCTGAATCTTCCCGAACCCTGACATCCTCCCTCTACTGACCAGCTGCCAGCCCCTCAGACCAAAGTCCCCTCTTCTTCGAGTGTCCCGTGTCTGAGGTCGCAGTGAGGGAGCCCCTCAAGCCTTTACAGCTGCTCAGCGGCTGCCCGGATAATCCGCAGCCAAATCGCAGTGAGTGGGGGTTACACATGGCTGCCGTTCTGGTGTATGGAGACCCTCAGTCCCCTCGAGGGTCCCTCCTTCACTCCACAGGGCTCGTGGCTCTTCCTCTACTGAGCGTAGCTGGGGTCCAGCAGAGCCTGACCGAGGCATTCTTTCCTGAGACCCCCTAGGGGTTAGTGGATGGTCTTGGGGCCTAAGAGCTAGGCTGGATCCTCTGGTCTGAGTGTAGGGGTAGGGCGGCCAGAGGCTGTTTGGCCCCCTCTTTTCAGAGGGAAAAGGGAATGGGGGTACAGAGACTTGTCCCTGCACTCGTAACTCACGTCACCTCCGATCTTGACACCCGATGACACTTGGGACTGCTCCCTCTGGCCACCGTCAACGGCAGCTCTCAGAGATAGCGGCACTGTCAAGGATGGCGTCGCTCCCCCAGCGTGCTTAGGAGGACGTCACTTCCTGTCATGCGCATCTGGGCTCCAGGAGGACAGCAGGGGCGGGACCTGGACAGGCGGGGTTCCGGGGGAGCTTCTCACAGGATTGGCACGTGGACTTTCCCTTGACTCTTAAGGGGTCCTGGGACGTCCCTGTCCTGAACTGTCAGCTGGCTCACTCCATGCCTCTCACTCGTGTCAGCACTCCCAACAGGAAGAATTGGGGAGCCCAAGCCTAACTTCCTGGAGCCCATGAGACCAACACCGAAGGCTCTCTTGGGCTCTCTCTTCTATAGTAAGCGATGCTCTGTCATTTTCCATGCCTTCCCTTAACCCCTTTAGATGCTAGGCTATTGTCCCATCTGCTGACCTGAGGCCAAGGCCTTATATCAAAGATGTGAACCCCTGAGTCTCCTGGTA
This genomic window contains:
- the LOC139181188 gene encoding melanoma-associated antigen B4-like is translated as MPRRHKSKSHARRKRHEVQGDTQEAQASAAAAPKEECPSSHSSAPQGSPASSPAAGDGQELQGAMAPSSPDAGPSCAGSDEGAQGPEEASAGASQAAPSTQSTRKDPLARKARILVEFLLEKYTKQEPITQNALMKIVSRKYRQHFPEVLSTARERMELVFGLEMKEVDRRGNIYTLIRKLNLGGNDCQRDEGALPKSRLLMVLLGVIFMNGNLATEEEIWEFLSMLGIYAGRRHCIFGEPRRLITKDLVQKEYLNYRQVPNSDLPRYEFLWGPRACAEISKMKVLEVLAKFHGRVPSSFPDLYDEALRDQAERAGRRRAARAPTMAEASAPSRAKSYSSSHI